The following proteins are co-located in the Desulfobacterales bacterium genome:
- a CDS encoding DUF3096 domain-containing protein has protein sequence MSSQPVVAIIAGILILLVPRLLNYIVAIYLILFGILGLIL, from the coding sequence ATGTCGTCACAGCCCGTGGTTGCTATAATCGCAGGAATCTTGATTCTGCTTGTCCCGAGACTGTTGAATTACATCGTTGCCATCTATCTCATTTTATTTGGCATTCTCGGGCTGATCCTATGA
- a CDS encoding DUF4070 domain-containing protein has product MKVLLIYPKFPDTFWSFTYALSFIGKKAAFPPLGLITVASLLPAEWPRRLVDVNVDNLTDKDLLWADMAFIGGMAVQRKSARQIIARCRASNLTVVAGGPLFTAEPDEFGEVNHLVLDEAELTLPAFLSDLQNGQLKKVYRASGFCDLCDTPAPSWDLVKMKRYASMNIQFSRGCPFDCEFCNVTALFGHRPRLKTPQQVVAELDRIYASGWRSSIFFVDDNFIGNKGYLKTHLLPALIQWRKDKKGCVFFTEASINLADDPELLDMMVTAGFDSVFIGIESPDEVSLAECHKIQNKNRDLLESVAIIHRSGLQVMGGFIVGFDSDSPSIFQRQIDFIQKSGIVTAMVGMLQAPPGTRLFDRLQRESRVVDTFSGDNVDGTTNIIPRMGMDRLLEGYQSIMKQLYSPENYYRRVRTLLKELKTPEINQPINIQRFLSLFRSAFRLGILGKERFHYWQLILWTLICRPRLISVAITLSIYGYHYRRICEQYIY; this is encoded by the coding sequence ATGAAGGTTCTTCTGATTTATCCAAAATTTCCCGATACCTTTTGGTCTTTCACGTACGCGTTAAGTTTTATCGGAAAAAAAGCGGCCTTCCCGCCGCTTGGCCTGATCACCGTCGCGTCTCTCTTGCCGGCAGAATGGCCCAGGCGTCTTGTGGACGTAAATGTGGACAACCTTACGGATAAAGACCTTTTATGGGCGGATATGGCCTTTATCGGAGGTATGGCGGTTCAGCGCAAATCGGCCAGACAGATTATCGCCCGTTGCAGAGCTTCGAATTTAACAGTCGTTGCCGGCGGGCCGCTTTTTACCGCTGAACCCGATGAATTCGGGGAGGTAAACCATCTGGTTCTCGACGAAGCGGAATTGACGCTGCCGGCTTTTTTATCGGACTTGCAGAACGGACAGCTAAAAAAGGTCTACAGGGCTTCGGGTTTCTGCGATCTTTGCGACACCCCGGCTCCCTCGTGGGATCTGGTAAAAATGAAACGATATGCGTCCATGAACATTCAGTTTTCCAGAGGATGCCCGTTTGACTGCGAATTTTGCAACGTGACGGCTTTATTCGGTCACCGGCCGCGATTGAAAACGCCACAGCAAGTTGTCGCGGAACTGGACCGTATTTATGCTTCCGGCTGGCGCAGCAGTATTTTTTTTGTTGATGATAATTTTATTGGAAATAAGGGCTACCTTAAAACGCATTTACTGCCCGCCCTGATCCAATGGCGAAAAGATAAAAAGGGATGTGTTTTTTTCACGGAAGCCTCCATCAATCTTGCTGATGACCCTGAACTACTGGATATGATGGTAACTGCCGGATTCGATAGTGTTTTTATCGGCATCGAGTCGCCCGATGAGGTCAGCCTGGCGGAATGCCATAAAATACAGAATAAAAACCGGGATCTCCTTGAAAGTGTGGCGATTATCCACCGATCAGGGTTGCAGGTGATGGGCGGTTTTATTGTGGGCTTTGACAGCGACAGTCCTTCTATTTTCCAGCGGCAGATCGATTTTATTCAGAAGAGCGGAATCGTCACCGCAATGGTTGGAATGCTCCAGGCACCTCCGGGAACACGTCTCTTTGACCGGCTTCAAAGGGAAAGCCGTGTTGTCGATACCTTCTCCGGGGATAATGTTGATGGAACAACCAATATTATCCCCCGAATGGGCATGGACAGGCTCCTGGAGGGGTATCAATCAATTATGAAACAGCTTTACTCTCCTGAAAACTATTACCGTCGGGTCAGAACTTTATTGAAGGAACTAAAGACGCCTGAAATCAATCAGCCGATAAATATTCAGCGGTTCCTTTCACTCTTTCGATCCGCTTTCCGGCTCGGTATTCTGGGCAAGGAGCGGTTTCATTACTGGCAGCTGATACTCTGGACACTGATCTGCAGGCCCAGGCTGATATCCGTGGCAATAACGCTATCAATATATGGCTATCATTACCGCAGAATATGCGAACAATATATCTATTAA